One Neodiprion pinetum isolate iyNeoPine1 chromosome 1, iyNeoPine1.2, whole genome shotgun sequence genomic window carries:
- the Reck gene encoding reversion-inducing-cysteine-rich protein with kazal motifs isoform X3 — protein sequence MTPSFGSYLTLFVVFYAGSALSDAGQGSIGRDRSRPEDQRGGESEPFAALFGGTEARKNENWVGRGCCHLSQNFICGMKCALAGSRSDLDADCRQSDELELFSCLEKQEESERCCSNVTNETCRGVCRTAFHNPGKQSSRKLSANNCQNQMPKCLQTVAEAESAENPKQYLHCCDEATSIECLESCRSTLRTAVTNQDIFDTLEKKCGLILPHSPIWGCIMKTTTAPEPPRLPLDAAKLSCCYRAYTSNCKKLCWRVFQADWESAWSKLDNECLSSPMEGELRRCLDDSDDPCEPGCSGLSYCSRYNDRPTTLFRTCSATADNAARWEADHWVRGGVITGLGLPVRAAPSCPVKTLRAAACLFQLRPCESRIHETRLCRDDCLELLSGCVDWSAITGPHTAATLCAKLSPPRQDMPCVSLKPYLEDSPEFGVTLLPDEDITTPCLPNPCLPNQVCILHPNAAKIHQCVASCLLGEISKQTVPLGTWVQVPRAEQQGCLKICKCTLHGLEKCRDLNCFSFNSCWVQDRFVTHRSNFYLECNPCTCFEGEITCSRKSCGDFRAASLPCDCPAHYVPVCGRLGVTFASACLAKCFGVRMNKIEFGSCSSRDPCTPDPCDSTEKCVRRPRVCLSNIHKPCAQHECVSLDCDLRHDANGPVCDKDNREHASLCALIRAGAALGYRGPCLQGCSLRGPVCGINGEVYPNECSAWGAGTSVDYVGPCIAVGLVGNVAIQRCGEIVQCPPLAAPNCIGVTPPGACCPVCGGAARLFYSRKQLDRILHVMDEELDRDAVTLGAMLVALGRQIQVSQCMLRGALTPEGDIFVINQPLPTKPSALQLQACIAEIEKLVTRISERSPKILAEVPLGSLTRAEIMHGHVSGSSSNRSWIAMLSFAMMLLLGS from the exons ATGACACCGAGCTTTGGGTCCTACTTGACTCTCTTCGTCGTTTTTTACGCCGGTTCTGCACTTTCTGATGCCGGACAAG GTTCGATTGGTCGAGATCGGAGCAGACCCGAAGATCAGAGAGGAGGCGAGTCGGAACCTTTCGCAGCTTTGTTCGGTGGAACTG AAGCGCGAAAGAATGAGAACTGGGTGGGCAGAGGATGCTGTCATTTGTCGCAGAACTTCATTTGTGGGATGAAATGTGCTTTGGCAGGCAGCAGGTCGGATTTAGATGCAGATTGCAGGCAGAGTGATGAATTGGAATTGTTCTCGTGCTTGGAGAAGCAGGAAGAAAGCGAAAGATGCTGCAGCAATGTGACGAATGAGACGTGCCGGGGTGTGTGCAGAACGGCTTTTCACAATCCTGGAAAACAGTCTTCGCGTAAGCTGAGCGCAAACAATTGCCAGAATCAAATGCCCAAGTGTTTGCAAACGGTTGCTGAAGCTGAGAGTGCCGAAAATCCAAAGCAAT ATTTACACTGCTGCGACGAAGCCACAAGCATCGAATGTTTAGAAAGCTGTCGGAGTACTTTGCGCACGGCGGTTACTAATCAGGATATTTTCGATACGTTGGAGAAAAAATGTGGTCTGATATTGCCTCACTCGCCCATATGGGGGTGTATAATGAAGACCACAACCGCTCCGGAACCCCCGCGTCTTCCCCTAGATGCTGCGAAACTCTCGTGCTGTTACCGAGCCTATACatcaaattgcaaaaaattatgCTGGCGGGTGTTTCAAGCAGACTGGGAGTCGGCTTGGTCGAAACTCGACAACGAGTGCCTATCGTCCCCCATGGAAGGGGAGCTTAGAAGGTGTCTAGACGATTCAGACGATCCATGCGAGCCGGGATGCTCCGGGCTGAGCTATTGCTCACGGTACAATGACAGGCCGACCACGTTGTTCAG AACGTGTTCAGCGACCGCGGACAACGCTGCACGATGGGAAGCCGATCATTGGGTTCGAGGCGGTGTGATAACAGGATTGGGGCTACCAGTAAGAGCTGCACCCTCGTGTCCTGTTAAAACGCTTCGCGCAGCGGCCTGTTTGTTTCAATTGCGTCCGTGCGAATCGCGGATTCACGAAACGCGTCTTTGCAGAGACGACTGCTTGGAGCTTCTTTCAGGATGCGTGGATTGGTCGGCGATAACGGGACCTCACACGGCGGCCACGTTGTGCGCAAAACTCTCCCCTCCGCGTCAAGACATGCCGTGTGTCTCGCTGAAACCATACCTCGAAGATTCCCCGGAGTTCGGAGTAACGCTTTTACCCGATGAGGACATCACGACACCCTGCCTGCCGAATCCTTGCCTGCCTAATCAGGTCTGCATTCTGCATCCGAACGCCGCGAAGATTCATCAGTGCGTAGCTAGTTGTTTGTTGggtgaaatttccaagcaaacGGTCCCTCTGGGCACTTGGGTCCAGGTTCCGAGAGCCGAGCAGCAAGGCTGTCTGAAAATTTGCAAGTGCACGTTGCACGGTCTGGAAAAGTGCAGAGACCTCAACTGTTTCAGCTTCAATTCCTGCTGGGTTCAAGACAGGTTTGTCACGCACAGATCGAATTTCTACCTCGAATGTAATCCGTGCACCTGTTTCGAAGGTGAGATCACGTGCTCTCGCAAAAGCTGCGGCGATTTCAGGGCGGCCTCCTTACCCTGTGATTGTCCGGCCCACTATGTCCCCGTATGCGGAAGACTCGGGGTTACATTCGCATCGGCTTGCCTGGCGAAATGCTTTGGCGTTCGGATGAACAAGATCGAATTCGGTAGCTGTTCATCCAGGGATCCATGCACTCCGGACCCATGCGACAGTACGGAAAAATGCGTTCGACGGCCCCGCGTATGCTTGTCGAATATCCACAAGCCCTGTGCCCAGCACGAGTGCGTTTCACTCGACTGTGATCTTCGTCATGATGCGAATGGTCCCGTCTGCGATAAGGATAACAGAGAGCACGCTTCCTTGTGTGCTCTGATTCGCGCCGGTGCCGCACTTGGGTACAGAGGACCGTGCCTCCAGGGATGCAGTCTTCGCGGTCCCGTGTGCGGTATAAACGGCGAAGTTTATCCGAACGAGTGCTCCGCATGGGGAGCTGGGACGTCGGTCGATTACGTGGGACCTTGCATTGCTGTGGGACTCGTTGGCAATGTGGCGATACAACGATGCGGAGAGATCGTACAATGCCCACCATTAGCTGCCCCCAATTGTATCGGCGTTACTCCTCCCGGTGCTTGCTGCCCCGTATGCGGAGGAGCCGCGAGATTATTCTACTCTCGGAAGCAG CTTGATAGGATCTTGCACGTGATGGATGAAGAGTTGGACCGGGATGCAGTAACGCTGGGTGCTATGCTCGTTGCCTTGGGGCGACAGATTCAAGTATCGCAGTGCATGCTGAGGGGCGCGTTGACCCCCGAGGGAGACATATTCGTAATCAATCAACCGCTCCCTACGAAGCCATCGGCACTTCAGTTGCAAGCATGCATAGCCGAGATTGAAAAGCTTGTAACACGGATTTCGGAAAGGAGTCCTAAGATATTGGCAGAAGTGCCACTCGGCTCTTTGACAAGAGCGGAGATAATGCACGGCCATGTGTCCGGTTCCTCGTCCAACCGATCATGGATTGCCATGCTTTCATTTGCGATGATGCTGCTTTTGGGATCGTAA
- the Reck gene encoding reversion-inducing-cysteine-rich protein with kazal motifs isoform X1: MTPSFGSYLTLFVVFYAGSALSDAGQEILCCHLAAGSCRSVCSKVRLVEIGADPKIREEASRNLSQLCSVELTEFWDCFNSTVEKARKNENWVGRGCCHLSQNFICGMKCALAGSRSDLDADCRQSDELELFSCLEKQEESERCCSNVTNETCRGVCRTAFHNPGKQSSRKLSANNCQNQMPKCLQTVAEAESAENPKQYLHCCDEATSIECLESCRSTLRTAVTNQDIFDTLEKKCGLILPHSPIWGCIMKTTTAPEPPRLPLDAAKLSCCYRAYTSNCKKLCWRVFQADWESAWSKLDNECLSSPMEGELRRCLDDSDDPCEPGCSGLSYCSRYNDRPTTLFRTCSATADNAARWEADHWVRGGVITGLGLPVRAAPSCPVKTLRAAACLFQLRPCESRIHETRLCRDDCLELLSGCVDWSAITGPHTAATLCAKLSPPRQDMPCVSLKPYLEDSPEFGVTLLPDEDITTPCLPNPCLPNQVCILHPNAAKIHQCVASCLLGEISKQTVPLGTWVQVPRAEQQGCLKICKCTLHGLEKCRDLNCFSFNSCWVQDRFVTHRSNFYLECNPCTCFEGEITCSRKSCGDFRAASLPCDCPAHYVPVCGRLGVTFASACLAKCFGVRMNKIEFGSCSSRDPCTPDPCDSTEKCVRRPRVCLSNIHKPCAQHECVSLDCDLRHDANGPVCDKDNREHASLCALIRAGAALGYRGPCLQGCSLRGPVCGINGEVYPNECSAWGAGTSVDYVGPCIAVGLVGNVAIQRCGEIVQCPPLAAPNCIGVTPPGACCPVCGGAARLFYSRKQLDRILHVMDEELDRDAVTLGAMLVALGRQIQVSQCMLRGALTPEGDIFVINQPLPTKPSALQLQACIAEIEKLVTRISERSPKILAEVPLGSLTRAEIMHGHVSGSSSNRSWIAMLSFAMMLLLGS; this comes from the exons ATGACACCGAGCTTTGGGTCCTACTTGACTCTCTTCGTCGTTTTTTACGCCGGTTCTGCACTTTCTGATGCCGGACAAG AGATTCTCTGTTGCCACTTGGCGGCTGGTTCCTGTCGCAGTGTTTGTTCAAAG GTTCGATTGGTCGAGATCGGAGCAGACCCGAAGATCAGAGAGGAGGCGAGTCGGAACCTTTCGCAGCTTTGTTCGGTGGAACTG ACCGAGTTCTGGGACTGCTTCAACTCAACGGTGGAAA AAGCGCGAAAGAATGAGAACTGGGTGGGCAGAGGATGCTGTCATTTGTCGCAGAACTTCATTTGTGGGATGAAATGTGCTTTGGCAGGCAGCAGGTCGGATTTAGATGCAGATTGCAGGCAGAGTGATGAATTGGAATTGTTCTCGTGCTTGGAGAAGCAGGAAGAAAGCGAAAGATGCTGCAGCAATGTGACGAATGAGACGTGCCGGGGTGTGTGCAGAACGGCTTTTCACAATCCTGGAAAACAGTCTTCGCGTAAGCTGAGCGCAAACAATTGCCAGAATCAAATGCCCAAGTGTTTGCAAACGGTTGCTGAAGCTGAGAGTGCCGAAAATCCAAAGCAAT ATTTACACTGCTGCGACGAAGCCACAAGCATCGAATGTTTAGAAAGCTGTCGGAGTACTTTGCGCACGGCGGTTACTAATCAGGATATTTTCGATACGTTGGAGAAAAAATGTGGTCTGATATTGCCTCACTCGCCCATATGGGGGTGTATAATGAAGACCACAACCGCTCCGGAACCCCCGCGTCTTCCCCTAGATGCTGCGAAACTCTCGTGCTGTTACCGAGCCTATACatcaaattgcaaaaaattatgCTGGCGGGTGTTTCAAGCAGACTGGGAGTCGGCTTGGTCGAAACTCGACAACGAGTGCCTATCGTCCCCCATGGAAGGGGAGCTTAGAAGGTGTCTAGACGATTCAGACGATCCATGCGAGCCGGGATGCTCCGGGCTGAGCTATTGCTCACGGTACAATGACAGGCCGACCACGTTGTTCAG AACGTGTTCAGCGACCGCGGACAACGCTGCACGATGGGAAGCCGATCATTGGGTTCGAGGCGGTGTGATAACAGGATTGGGGCTACCAGTAAGAGCTGCACCCTCGTGTCCTGTTAAAACGCTTCGCGCAGCGGCCTGTTTGTTTCAATTGCGTCCGTGCGAATCGCGGATTCACGAAACGCGTCTTTGCAGAGACGACTGCTTGGAGCTTCTTTCAGGATGCGTGGATTGGTCGGCGATAACGGGACCTCACACGGCGGCCACGTTGTGCGCAAAACTCTCCCCTCCGCGTCAAGACATGCCGTGTGTCTCGCTGAAACCATACCTCGAAGATTCCCCGGAGTTCGGAGTAACGCTTTTACCCGATGAGGACATCACGACACCCTGCCTGCCGAATCCTTGCCTGCCTAATCAGGTCTGCATTCTGCATCCGAACGCCGCGAAGATTCATCAGTGCGTAGCTAGTTGTTTGTTGggtgaaatttccaagcaaacGGTCCCTCTGGGCACTTGGGTCCAGGTTCCGAGAGCCGAGCAGCAAGGCTGTCTGAAAATTTGCAAGTGCACGTTGCACGGTCTGGAAAAGTGCAGAGACCTCAACTGTTTCAGCTTCAATTCCTGCTGGGTTCAAGACAGGTTTGTCACGCACAGATCGAATTTCTACCTCGAATGTAATCCGTGCACCTGTTTCGAAGGTGAGATCACGTGCTCTCGCAAAAGCTGCGGCGATTTCAGGGCGGCCTCCTTACCCTGTGATTGTCCGGCCCACTATGTCCCCGTATGCGGAAGACTCGGGGTTACATTCGCATCGGCTTGCCTGGCGAAATGCTTTGGCGTTCGGATGAACAAGATCGAATTCGGTAGCTGTTCATCCAGGGATCCATGCACTCCGGACCCATGCGACAGTACGGAAAAATGCGTTCGACGGCCCCGCGTATGCTTGTCGAATATCCACAAGCCCTGTGCCCAGCACGAGTGCGTTTCACTCGACTGTGATCTTCGTCATGATGCGAATGGTCCCGTCTGCGATAAGGATAACAGAGAGCACGCTTCCTTGTGTGCTCTGATTCGCGCCGGTGCCGCACTTGGGTACAGAGGACCGTGCCTCCAGGGATGCAGTCTTCGCGGTCCCGTGTGCGGTATAAACGGCGAAGTTTATCCGAACGAGTGCTCCGCATGGGGAGCTGGGACGTCGGTCGATTACGTGGGACCTTGCATTGCTGTGGGACTCGTTGGCAATGTGGCGATACAACGATGCGGAGAGATCGTACAATGCCCACCATTAGCTGCCCCCAATTGTATCGGCGTTACTCCTCCCGGTGCTTGCTGCCCCGTATGCGGAGGAGCCGCGAGATTATTCTACTCTCGGAAGCAG CTTGATAGGATCTTGCACGTGATGGATGAAGAGTTGGACCGGGATGCAGTAACGCTGGGTGCTATGCTCGTTGCCTTGGGGCGACAGATTCAAGTATCGCAGTGCATGCTGAGGGGCGCGTTGACCCCCGAGGGAGACATATTCGTAATCAATCAACCGCTCCCTACGAAGCCATCGGCACTTCAGTTGCAAGCATGCATAGCCGAGATTGAAAAGCTTGTAACACGGATTTCGGAAAGGAGTCCTAAGATATTGGCAGAAGTGCCACTCGGCTCTTTGACAAGAGCGGAGATAATGCACGGCCATGTGTCCGGTTCCTCGTCCAACCGATCATGGATTGCCATGCTTTCATTTGCGATGATGCTGCTTTTGGGATCGTAA
- the Reck gene encoding reversion-inducing-cysteine-rich protein with kazal motifs isoform X4, which produces MPDKVRLVEIGADPKIREEASRNLSQLCSVELTEFWDCFNSTVEKARKNENWVGRGCCHLSQNFICGMKCALAGSRSDLDADCRQSDELELFSCLEKQEESERCCSNVTNETCRGVCRTAFHNPGKQSSRKLSANNCQNQMPKCLQTVAEAESAENPKQYLHCCDEATSIECLESCRSTLRTAVTNQDIFDTLEKKCGLILPHSPIWGCIMKTTTAPEPPRLPLDAAKLSCCYRAYTSNCKKLCWRVFQADWESAWSKLDNECLSSPMEGELRRCLDDSDDPCEPGCSGLSYCSRYNDRPTTLFRTCSATADNAARWEADHWVRGGVITGLGLPVRAAPSCPVKTLRAAACLFQLRPCESRIHETRLCRDDCLELLSGCVDWSAITGPHTAATLCAKLSPPRQDMPCVSLKPYLEDSPEFGVTLLPDEDITTPCLPNPCLPNQVCILHPNAAKIHQCVASCLLGEISKQTVPLGTWVQVPRAEQQGCLKICKCTLHGLEKCRDLNCFSFNSCWVQDRFVTHRSNFYLECNPCTCFEGEITCSRKSCGDFRAASLPCDCPAHYVPVCGRLGVTFASACLAKCFGVRMNKIEFGSCSSRDPCTPDPCDSTEKCVRRPRVCLSNIHKPCAQHECVSLDCDLRHDANGPVCDKDNREHASLCALIRAGAALGYRGPCLQGCSLRGPVCGINGEVYPNECSAWGAGTSVDYVGPCIAVGLVGNVAIQRCGEIVQCPPLAAPNCIGVTPPGACCPVCGGAARLFYSRKQLDRILHVMDEELDRDAVTLGAMLVALGRQIQVSQCMLRGALTPEGDIFVINQPLPTKPSALQLQACIAEIEKLVTRISERSPKILAEVPLGSLTRAEIMHGHVSGSSSNRSWIAMLSFAMMLLLGS; this is translated from the exons ATGCCGGACAAG GTTCGATTGGTCGAGATCGGAGCAGACCCGAAGATCAGAGAGGAGGCGAGTCGGAACCTTTCGCAGCTTTGTTCGGTGGAACTG ACCGAGTTCTGGGACTGCTTCAACTCAACGGTGGAAA AAGCGCGAAAGAATGAGAACTGGGTGGGCAGAGGATGCTGTCATTTGTCGCAGAACTTCATTTGTGGGATGAAATGTGCTTTGGCAGGCAGCAGGTCGGATTTAGATGCAGATTGCAGGCAGAGTGATGAATTGGAATTGTTCTCGTGCTTGGAGAAGCAGGAAGAAAGCGAAAGATGCTGCAGCAATGTGACGAATGAGACGTGCCGGGGTGTGTGCAGAACGGCTTTTCACAATCCTGGAAAACAGTCTTCGCGTAAGCTGAGCGCAAACAATTGCCAGAATCAAATGCCCAAGTGTTTGCAAACGGTTGCTGAAGCTGAGAGTGCCGAAAATCCAAAGCAAT ATTTACACTGCTGCGACGAAGCCACAAGCATCGAATGTTTAGAAAGCTGTCGGAGTACTTTGCGCACGGCGGTTACTAATCAGGATATTTTCGATACGTTGGAGAAAAAATGTGGTCTGATATTGCCTCACTCGCCCATATGGGGGTGTATAATGAAGACCACAACCGCTCCGGAACCCCCGCGTCTTCCCCTAGATGCTGCGAAACTCTCGTGCTGTTACCGAGCCTATACatcaaattgcaaaaaattatgCTGGCGGGTGTTTCAAGCAGACTGGGAGTCGGCTTGGTCGAAACTCGACAACGAGTGCCTATCGTCCCCCATGGAAGGGGAGCTTAGAAGGTGTCTAGACGATTCAGACGATCCATGCGAGCCGGGATGCTCCGGGCTGAGCTATTGCTCACGGTACAATGACAGGCCGACCACGTTGTTCAG AACGTGTTCAGCGACCGCGGACAACGCTGCACGATGGGAAGCCGATCATTGGGTTCGAGGCGGTGTGATAACAGGATTGGGGCTACCAGTAAGAGCTGCACCCTCGTGTCCTGTTAAAACGCTTCGCGCAGCGGCCTGTTTGTTTCAATTGCGTCCGTGCGAATCGCGGATTCACGAAACGCGTCTTTGCAGAGACGACTGCTTGGAGCTTCTTTCAGGATGCGTGGATTGGTCGGCGATAACGGGACCTCACACGGCGGCCACGTTGTGCGCAAAACTCTCCCCTCCGCGTCAAGACATGCCGTGTGTCTCGCTGAAACCATACCTCGAAGATTCCCCGGAGTTCGGAGTAACGCTTTTACCCGATGAGGACATCACGACACCCTGCCTGCCGAATCCTTGCCTGCCTAATCAGGTCTGCATTCTGCATCCGAACGCCGCGAAGATTCATCAGTGCGTAGCTAGTTGTTTGTTGggtgaaatttccaagcaaacGGTCCCTCTGGGCACTTGGGTCCAGGTTCCGAGAGCCGAGCAGCAAGGCTGTCTGAAAATTTGCAAGTGCACGTTGCACGGTCTGGAAAAGTGCAGAGACCTCAACTGTTTCAGCTTCAATTCCTGCTGGGTTCAAGACAGGTTTGTCACGCACAGATCGAATTTCTACCTCGAATGTAATCCGTGCACCTGTTTCGAAGGTGAGATCACGTGCTCTCGCAAAAGCTGCGGCGATTTCAGGGCGGCCTCCTTACCCTGTGATTGTCCGGCCCACTATGTCCCCGTATGCGGAAGACTCGGGGTTACATTCGCATCGGCTTGCCTGGCGAAATGCTTTGGCGTTCGGATGAACAAGATCGAATTCGGTAGCTGTTCATCCAGGGATCCATGCACTCCGGACCCATGCGACAGTACGGAAAAATGCGTTCGACGGCCCCGCGTATGCTTGTCGAATATCCACAAGCCCTGTGCCCAGCACGAGTGCGTTTCACTCGACTGTGATCTTCGTCATGATGCGAATGGTCCCGTCTGCGATAAGGATAACAGAGAGCACGCTTCCTTGTGTGCTCTGATTCGCGCCGGTGCCGCACTTGGGTACAGAGGACCGTGCCTCCAGGGATGCAGTCTTCGCGGTCCCGTGTGCGGTATAAACGGCGAAGTTTATCCGAACGAGTGCTCCGCATGGGGAGCTGGGACGTCGGTCGATTACGTGGGACCTTGCATTGCTGTGGGACTCGTTGGCAATGTGGCGATACAACGATGCGGAGAGATCGTACAATGCCCACCATTAGCTGCCCCCAATTGTATCGGCGTTACTCCTCCCGGTGCTTGCTGCCCCGTATGCGGAGGAGCCGCGAGATTATTCTACTCTCGGAAGCAG CTTGATAGGATCTTGCACGTGATGGATGAAGAGTTGGACCGGGATGCAGTAACGCTGGGTGCTATGCTCGTTGCCTTGGGGCGACAGATTCAAGTATCGCAGTGCATGCTGAGGGGCGCGTTGACCCCCGAGGGAGACATATTCGTAATCAATCAACCGCTCCCTACGAAGCCATCGGCACTTCAGTTGCAAGCATGCATAGCCGAGATTGAAAAGCTTGTAACACGGATTTCGGAAAGGAGTCCTAAGATATTGGCAGAAGTGCCACTCGGCTCTTTGACAAGAGCGGAGATAATGCACGGCCATGTGTCCGGTTCCTCGTCCAACCGATCATGGATTGCCATGCTTTCATTTGCGATGATGCTGCTTTTGGGATCGTAA
- the Reck gene encoding reversion-inducing-cysteine-rich protein with kazal motifs isoform X2, translating to MPDKRFSVATWRLVPVAVFVQRFDWSRSEQTRRSERRRVGTFRSFVRWNCANLFQTEFWDCFNSTVEKARKNENWVGRGCCHLSQNFICGMKCALAGSRSDLDADCRQSDELELFSCLEKQEESERCCSNVTNETCRGVCRTAFHNPGKQSSRKLSANNCQNQMPKCLQTVAEAESAENPKQYLHCCDEATSIECLESCRSTLRTAVTNQDIFDTLEKKCGLILPHSPIWGCIMKTTTAPEPPRLPLDAAKLSCCYRAYTSNCKKLCWRVFQADWESAWSKLDNECLSSPMEGELRRCLDDSDDPCEPGCSGLSYCSRYNDRPTTLFRTCSATADNAARWEADHWVRGGVITGLGLPVRAAPSCPVKTLRAAACLFQLRPCESRIHETRLCRDDCLELLSGCVDWSAITGPHTAATLCAKLSPPRQDMPCVSLKPYLEDSPEFGVTLLPDEDITTPCLPNPCLPNQVCILHPNAAKIHQCVASCLLGEISKQTVPLGTWVQVPRAEQQGCLKICKCTLHGLEKCRDLNCFSFNSCWVQDRFVTHRSNFYLECNPCTCFEGEITCSRKSCGDFRAASLPCDCPAHYVPVCGRLGVTFASACLAKCFGVRMNKIEFGSCSSRDPCTPDPCDSTEKCVRRPRVCLSNIHKPCAQHECVSLDCDLRHDANGPVCDKDNREHASLCALIRAGAALGYRGPCLQGCSLRGPVCGINGEVYPNECSAWGAGTSVDYVGPCIAVGLVGNVAIQRCGEIVQCPPLAAPNCIGVTPPGACCPVCGGAARLFYSRKQLDRILHVMDEELDRDAVTLGAMLVALGRQIQVSQCMLRGALTPEGDIFVINQPLPTKPSALQLQACIAEIEKLVTRISERSPKILAEVPLGSLTRAEIMHGHVSGSSSNRSWIAMLSFAMMLLLGS from the exons ATGCCGGACAAG AGATTCTCTGTTGCCACTTGGCGGCTGGTTCCTGTCGCAGTGTTTGTTCAAAG GTTCGATTGGTCGAGATCGGAGCAGACCCGAAGATCAGAGAGGAGGCGAGTCGGAACCTTTCGCAGCTTTGTTCGGTGGAACTG CGCGAACTTATTTCAGACCGAGTTCTGGGACTGCTTCAACTCAACGGTGGAAA AAGCGCGAAAGAATGAGAACTGGGTGGGCAGAGGATGCTGTCATTTGTCGCAGAACTTCATTTGTGGGATGAAATGTGCTTTGGCAGGCAGCAGGTCGGATTTAGATGCAGATTGCAGGCAGAGTGATGAATTGGAATTGTTCTCGTGCTTGGAGAAGCAGGAAGAAAGCGAAAGATGCTGCAGCAATGTGACGAATGAGACGTGCCGGGGTGTGTGCAGAACGGCTTTTCACAATCCTGGAAAACAGTCTTCGCGTAAGCTGAGCGCAAACAATTGCCAGAATCAAATGCCCAAGTGTTTGCAAACGGTTGCTGAAGCTGAGAGTGCCGAAAATCCAAAGCAAT ATTTACACTGCTGCGACGAAGCCACAAGCATCGAATGTTTAGAAAGCTGTCGGAGTACTTTGCGCACGGCGGTTACTAATCAGGATATTTTCGATACGTTGGAGAAAAAATGTGGTCTGATATTGCCTCACTCGCCCATATGGGGGTGTATAATGAAGACCACAACCGCTCCGGAACCCCCGCGTCTTCCCCTAGATGCTGCGAAACTCTCGTGCTGTTACCGAGCCTATACatcaaattgcaaaaaattatgCTGGCGGGTGTTTCAAGCAGACTGGGAGTCGGCTTGGTCGAAACTCGACAACGAGTGCCTATCGTCCCCCATGGAAGGGGAGCTTAGAAGGTGTCTAGACGATTCAGACGATCCATGCGAGCCGGGATGCTCCGGGCTGAGCTATTGCTCACGGTACAATGACAGGCCGACCACGTTGTTCAG AACGTGTTCAGCGACCGCGGACAACGCTGCACGATGGGAAGCCGATCATTGGGTTCGAGGCGGTGTGATAACAGGATTGGGGCTACCAGTAAGAGCTGCACCCTCGTGTCCTGTTAAAACGCTTCGCGCAGCGGCCTGTTTGTTTCAATTGCGTCCGTGCGAATCGCGGATTCACGAAACGCGTCTTTGCAGAGACGACTGCTTGGAGCTTCTTTCAGGATGCGTGGATTGGTCGGCGATAACGGGACCTCACACGGCGGCCACGTTGTGCGCAAAACTCTCCCCTCCGCGTCAAGACATGCCGTGTGTCTCGCTGAAACCATACCTCGAAGATTCCCCGGAGTTCGGAGTAACGCTTTTACCCGATGAGGACATCACGACACCCTGCCTGCCGAATCCTTGCCTGCCTAATCAGGTCTGCATTCTGCATCCGAACGCCGCGAAGATTCATCAGTGCGTAGCTAGTTGTTTGTTGggtgaaatttccaagcaaacGGTCCCTCTGGGCACTTGGGTCCAGGTTCCGAGAGCCGAGCAGCAAGGCTGTCTGAAAATTTGCAAGTGCACGTTGCACGGTCTGGAAAAGTGCAGAGACCTCAACTGTTTCAGCTTCAATTCCTGCTGGGTTCAAGACAGGTTTGTCACGCACAGATCGAATTTCTACCTCGAATGTAATCCGTGCACCTGTTTCGAAGGTGAGATCACGTGCTCTCGCAAAAGCTGCGGCGATTTCAGGGCGGCCTCCTTACCCTGTGATTGTCCGGCCCACTATGTCCCCGTATGCGGAAGACTCGGGGTTACATTCGCATCGGCTTGCCTGGCGAAATGCTTTGGCGTTCGGATGAACAAGATCGAATTCGGTAGCTGTTCATCCAGGGATCCATGCACTCCGGACCCATGCGACAGTACGGAAAAATGCGTTCGACGGCCCCGCGTATGCTTGTCGAATATCCACAAGCCCTGTGCCCAGCACGAGTGCGTTTCACTCGACTGTGATCTTCGTCATGATGCGAATGGTCCCGTCTGCGATAAGGATAACAGAGAGCACGCTTCCTTGTGTGCTCTGATTCGCGCCGGTGCCGCACTTGGGTACAGAGGACCGTGCCTCCAGGGATGCAGTCTTCGCGGTCCCGTGTGCGGTATAAACGGCGAAGTTTATCCGAACGAGTGCTCCGCATGGGGAGCTGGGACGTCGGTCGATTACGTGGGACCTTGCATTGCTGTGGGACTCGTTGGCAATGTGGCGATACAACGATGCGGAGAGATCGTACAATGCCCACCATTAGCTGCCCCCAATTGTATCGGCGTTACTCCTCCCGGTGCTTGCTGCCCCGTATGCGGAGGAGCCGCGAGATTATTCTACTCTCGGAAGCAG CTTGATAGGATCTTGCACGTGATGGATGAAGAGTTGGACCGGGATGCAGTAACGCTGGGTGCTATGCTCGTTGCCTTGGGGCGACAGATTCAAGTATCGCAGTGCATGCTGAGGGGCGCGTTGACCCCCGAGGGAGACATATTCGTAATCAATCAACCGCTCCCTACGAAGCCATCGGCACTTCAGTTGCAAGCATGCATAGCCGAGATTGAAAAGCTTGTAACACGGATTTCGGAAAGGAGTCCTAAGATATTGGCAGAAGTGCCACTCGGCTCTTTGACAAGAGCGGAGATAATGCACGGCCATGTGTCCGGTTCCTCGTCCAACCGATCATGGATTGCCATGCTTTCATTTGCGATGATGCTGCTTTTGGGATCGTAA